In one window of Amblyomma americanum isolate KBUSLIRL-KWMA chromosome 9, ASM5285725v1, whole genome shotgun sequence DNA:
- the LOC144104928 gene encoding uncharacterized protein LOC144104928, giving the protein MGEFPEIPLPGNETLNDVVRDLLHGDKKLSQVNVNSDYVITWNGFFNVIEVSLAASLFLVLQIMSASDSSLRCLATVAFAMAMQGVHFLLCGLFSPIVSTAIATSVYYVSFHFMAFFFFFGPGFCTVIGLRLSILECAAGVIGGVTAVILGGVHFVHAIYCLSGTVNTLHHIRLSEPEYKMSELIQ; this is encoded by the exons ATGGGCGAGTTTCCCGAGATTCCACTGCCGGGCAACGAGACCTTGAACGACGTGGTACGCGACCTGCTGCACGGCGACAAGAAGCTATCGCAGGTGAACGTCAACAGCGACTACGTCATCACCTGGAACGGATTCTTCAACGTCATCGAAGTG TCGCTGGCAGCCTCACTGTTCCTGGTGCTGCAGATCATGAGCGCCAGTGACTCGTCTCTGCGCTGCCTGGCCACCGTGGCGTTCGCCATGGCAATGCAGGGCGTGCACTTCCTGCTTTGCGGCCTCTTCTCGCCGATCGTCTCCACGGCCATCGCCACCTCCGTCTAC tacGTGTCCTTCCACTTCAtggcgttcttcttcttcttcggaCCGGGCTTCTGCACCGTCATCGGCCTGCGCCTCAGCATCCTGGAATGCGCCGCTGGCGTCATCGGAGGG GTAACTGCCGTTATCTTGGGTGGCGTCCACTTCGTTCACGCCATCTACTGTCTCTCGGGCACAGTCAACACCCTCCATCACATCCGCCTCTCCGAGCCCGAATACAAAATGTCCGAACTGATCCAGTGA